Proteins from a single region of Candidatus Neomarinimicrobiota bacterium:
- a CDS encoding GNVR domain-containing protein: MRGLTPHEQRVFELVRRYPEIIGNRGARAEIAGENGMSEKTLRNRIADLKRYGLVSDTGLLGSTFPLSGTKGDIPVIGYIKYLLERWVTVALVAGSVSIFVAFVSLVMPKTFRATAVIMPSEIEENSPFFSALQGLSIPGLNIAGNATDSNRLLAILASRTVGEKIVKKFDLVRVYDVETLEEALLVLDNNLHFSLQDEGTIRIDVDAKTPWLSSQESDSMARVLTTDLANSMVQEVDFVNKELNSSTARLQRDFIERRLEQNAEDLARAEENLKAFQEFHGTIQLPAQTEATITLAAELSARIMANEVAYEALKSLRNPDSPEIKRVEFEIAAAERKLAEIEKGLKDESRISGGLFPVLSDVPDLGMRLARLERELEVQTQLYTFLVQQYEQARIQETRDTPTIQVLDWAKVPEKKYKPQRALMVFISSVLATVFCVVGLLFWEKWKEFESTT; encoded by the coding sequence ATGAGGGGGTTGACACCTCACGAGCAAAGAGTATTTGAGTTAGTTAGAAGATACCCGGAAATCATCGGGAATAGAGGTGCCAGAGCGGAGATAGCGGGTGAAAATGGTATGAGTGAGAAAACTCTGAGGAATCGTATTGCCGATCTGAAACGGTATGGACTCGTCTCCGATACGGGCTTGCTCGGCAGCACATTTCCTTTGAGCGGGACAAAGGGCGACATTCCGGTAATTGGATACATCAAATACCTGTTGGAGCGATGGGTCACGGTCGCTCTCGTGGCGGGTTCAGTTTCCATTTTCGTCGCATTCGTCAGTCTTGTTATGCCCAAGACTTTCAGAGCCACGGCCGTGATTATGCCCTCTGAAATTGAGGAGAACTCTCCTTTTTTCAGTGCCCTCCAGGGGCTCTCAATTCCGGGATTGAATATCGCCGGAAATGCCACGGACAGCAATCGACTTCTGGCGATTCTGGCGAGTCGAACGGTTGGCGAGAAAATTGTCAAGAAATTCGATCTCGTGAGAGTTTACGATGTTGAAACGCTGGAGGAAGCTTTGCTGGTCCTCGATAATAATCTTCATTTCAGTCTCCAGGACGAAGGTACCATAAGAATAGATGTGGACGCCAAGACGCCCTGGCTCTCCAGCCAGGAGTCTGACAGTATGGCAAGAGTTCTAACCACTGATCTGGCGAACTCCATGGTCCAGGAAGTTGATTTTGTGAATAAGGAGCTGAATTCGTCAACTGCTCGTCTACAACGTGACTTCATTGAACGACGCCTTGAGCAAAACGCAGAAGATCTGGCGAGAGCTGAGGAGAATCTTAAGGCATTCCAGGAATTCCATGGAACAATTCAACTTCCAGCTCAGACAGAGGCAACCATCACACTGGCGGCCGAGCTCAGTGCCCGGATCATGGCCAATGAGGTGGCTTATGAAGCCCTCAAGTCTCTTCGAAATCCAGACAGTCCAGAGATCAAGCGCGTAGAGTTTGAGATTGCTGCTGCCGAGCGGAAATTGGCCGAGATCGAAAAAGGTCTCAAAGATGAATCGCGTATTTCTGGGGGACTTTTCCCTGTTCTTTCTGACGTTCCTGACCTTGGCATGCGACTGGCTAGATTGGAAAGAGAACTTGAAGTGCAGACCCAACTCTATACCTTTCTGGTGCAGCAATATGAACAAGCAAGAATTCAGGAGACGCGAGACACTCCTACAATTCAGGTTCTGGATTGGGCCAAGGTGCCGGAAAAGAAGTACAAACCCCAACGCGCCTTAATGGTGTTCATCTCTTCTGTTCTGGCCACGGTCTTCTGTGTTGTAGGGCTATTGTTTTGGGAGAAATGGAAAGAGTTTGAATCCACAACATGA
- a CDS encoding SLBB domain-containing protein produces the protein MKRVNAVPLIMIISLHMMVLAQRETSPQWRPFGEIETEFLEQTVVEVKIPDHLQEFTSVEKAIDPDAYVIGPGDLLGISIITGENMTFILRVSPTGDLLIPGVGIHNVAGLSLSETIARTEDFVREQAYRNSEVDVILVDIRRFKLLTTGAVREPGFVTISPTDRLTDAIDEAGGLHKYADEESIRVVRADGTTEHFSLRPFLLEGDLGSNPTLLEGDRIEVPFREEFRNDVEASVTYNESAVLVTGFVVRPGPYHYFPGYTVRDYVGLAGGVEERGSIRSIDVNRPDQVVDVKYDDLAEPGDIIYVPQNIRYFLFGPSSMFQVAGVVLGVVFTYQRLLDLLSSS, from the coding sequence ATGAAACGAGTAAATGCAGTTCCCTTAATAATGATAATTTCCTTACACATGATGGTCCTGGCTCAGAGGGAGACGTCTCCTCAATGGCGTCCATTTGGTGAAATCGAGACCGAGTTCCTTGAACAGACAGTGGTAGAGGTCAAGATACCTGATCATCTGCAAGAGTTCACCTCGGTTGAGAAAGCTATTGATCCCGATGCATATGTGATTGGTCCTGGAGACCTTCTTGGAATTAGCATTATAACGGGTGAAAACATGACCTTTATTCTTCGTGTGAGCCCAACTGGAGACTTGCTGATTCCAGGTGTGGGCATCCATAATGTTGCGGGACTGTCACTTTCAGAAACCATTGCCCGCACAGAAGATTTTGTAAGGGAACAAGCTTATCGAAACTCCGAGGTGGATGTTATCCTTGTTGACATACGAAGATTCAAGCTTTTGACCACCGGAGCGGTTCGCGAGCCTGGATTCGTTACCATCTCGCCGACCGATCGCCTTACAGATGCAATCGACGAAGCCGGAGGATTACACAAGTACGCCGATGAAGAGAGTATCCGGGTGGTAAGGGCTGACGGTACAACTGAGCATTTTTCTCTTCGACCTTTTCTTCTGGAAGGGGATCTGGGTAGCAACCCTACTCTCCTCGAAGGAGACCGGATCGAGGTGCCGTTTCGGGAAGAGTTTCGAAACGATGTCGAGGCATCGGTAACCTACAACGAAAGTGCCGTTCTTGTGACCGGATTTGTTGTGAGACCGGGTCCTTATCATTATTTCCCAGGGTATACCGTTAGAGATTATGTTGGATTGGCAGGTGGAGTTGAAGAAAGAGGCTCTATACGAAGTATTGATGTCAACAGGCCAGACCAAGTCGTCGATGTGAAATACGATGATCTTGCGGAGCCAGGCGACATCATCTATGTCCCTCAGAATATCCGCTATTTCCTTTTTGGCCCGAGCAGTATGTTTCAAGTGGCTGGAGTCGTTTTGGGGGTAGTCTTTACCTACCAGAGACTCCTTGATCTACTTTCAAGCTCCTAG
- a CDS encoding dTDP-4-dehydrorhamnose 3,5-epimerase family protein produces the protein MGKRGFLMEVLREDNGLLRKFGQTTFTVAYKDTIKAFHWHRKQDDIWFVATGKAVVVLHDLRKDSPTRGVTQIIRAGENDYKLILIPVGVAHGYKVVSKEPVLLFYHSTHAYNREHPDEERIPWNDSTIDFDWDSVG, from the coding sequence ATGGGAAAACGTGGATTTCTCATGGAAGTTTTGAGGGAGGACAACGGCTTGCTTCGAAAGTTTGGCCAGACAACCTTTACCGTCGCCTACAAGGATACGATTAAGGCCTTTCACTGGCACAGGAAACAGGATGACATATGGTTTGTGGCCACCGGGAAGGCTGTTGTTGTTCTGCACGATCTCAGGAAGGATTCTCCAACGCGAGGTGTGACCCAGATCATCAGAGCCGGGGAAAACGATTACAAGCTCATCCTTATCCCCGTGGGAGTCGCCCACGGTTACAAGGTCGTCAGTAAAGAGCCTGTGCTGTTGTTCTATCATTCAACTCACGCGTACAACCGGGAGCACCCTGACGAAGAGCGAATTCCGTGGAACGATTCTACCATCGATTTTGATTGGGATTCTGTGGGTTGA
- the rfbB gene encoding dTDP-glucose 4,6-dehydratase, whose protein sequence is MTTYLITGGCGFIGSNFIRYILRKDESCRIVNLDKLTYAGNLENLSDMESNPRYHFFKGDICDQNQVERLFLEHSPDLVVNFAAESHVDRSIGKPDDFIQTDIFGVFVLLEAAKEHGVDLFVQISTDEVYGSIQSGSFRETDSLMPSSPYSASKAGGDRLAYSYYVTHKLPVIITRAGNNFGPYQYPEKLIPLFVTNALEDEFLPLYGDGKNVRDWLYVLDHCSALDFLVEKGTPGEAYNIGGGNERQNIDITRQILDHLEKPDTLIRHVEDRKGHDRRYSLDCSKLTSLGWAPEHDFDSALEKTVDWYRTNERWWRKIKSGEFLDYYRTQYRIEI, encoded by the coding sequence TTGACGACATACCTCATCACAGGGGGTTGCGGGTTTATCGGCAGCAACTTCATCCGCTATATTCTAAGGAAGGATGAGTCGTGCCGCATCGTGAATCTTGACAAACTTACTTACGCGGGGAATCTGGAGAATCTCAGTGACATGGAGTCGAACCCTCGCTATCACTTTTTCAAGGGAGACATTTGCGATCAGAATCAGGTAGAACGCCTCTTCCTGGAGCATTCTCCTGATCTGGTCGTCAATTTCGCGGCGGAGAGTCATGTGGATCGGTCCATAGGAAAACCTGATGACTTTATTCAGACGGATATATTTGGCGTGTTTGTTCTTCTGGAGGCGGCAAAGGAACACGGCGTCGATCTATTTGTCCAGATCAGCACCGATGAAGTCTACGGGAGTATTCAGAGTGGAAGTTTCCGCGAAACGGATTCCCTGATGCCCAGCAGCCCCTATTCCGCAAGCAAGGCCGGGGGAGACAGGCTGGCCTATTCATACTATGTTACACACAAGCTTCCTGTGATCATAACTCGTGCCGGTAATAATTTTGGGCCCTACCAGTATCCTGAGAAGCTCATTCCTTTATTTGTGACGAACGCTCTTGAGGATGAATTCCTCCCCCTTTACGGGGACGGCAAGAACGTCCGGGACTGGCTTTATGTCCTGGATCATTGTTCTGCGCTGGACTTTTTGGTGGAGAAAGGTACTCCCGGTGAGGCCTACAACATAGGGGGCGGGAACGAGAGGCAGAATATAGATATCACCCGGCAAATTTTGGATCATCTTGAAAAGCCGGACACACTAATTCGCCATGTTGAAGACAGGAAGGGTCATGACCGGAGGTACTCTCTTGATTGTTCGAAATTAACATCCTTGGGTTGGGCCCCTGAGCACGATTTCGATTCAGCCCTGGAAAAGACTGTCGATTGGTACCGGACGAATGAGCGATGGTGGCGAAAAATCAAGTCTGGTGAGTTTCTCGATTATTATAGAACGCAATACCGCATTGAGATCTAG